Proteins from one Xenorhabdus griffiniae genomic window:
- a CDS encoding phage tail protein, whose protein sequence is METFKWVPRVNASSNVEFAIRKAKFGDGYEQVSGAGINPKSMRWNVDFVGNEKYITEIIAFLDRHTGHQSFIWTPPLANKGLFRCESYKYQAIDYKTYSLSTEFIEAHAP, encoded by the coding sequence ATGGAAACGTTTAAATGGGTGCCACGCGTTAACGCCAGCTCCAACGTTGAATTTGCTATCCGAAAAGCGAAATTCGGCGATGGTTATGAACAGGTTTCTGGCGCGGGGATTAACCCCAAATCGATGAGATGGAACGTTGATTTTGTCGGTAATGAAAAATACATCACTGAAATTATCGCATTTCTTGACCGACATACAGGTCATCAGTCATTCATCTGGACGCCGCCACTGGCGAATAAGGGATTATTCCGGTGTGAAAGCTATAAATATCAAGCTATTGACTACAAAACCTACTCCCTTTCAACTGAATTCATTGAGGCGCACGCGCCATAG